In the genome of Pseudobdellovibrionaceae bacterium, one region contains:
- a CDS encoding DUF3341 domain-containing protein — translation MSTKNTLIQKAKALACKIENYIKSPTKKGTAAFWLDDHQLVKAARAMTENGFSGFEAVSPFPLHGIDEAMKIPRSFIPWATFFLGLTGCAFGIWFTWWVAVVNWPLNIGGKPMWSFAAFIPIIFELTILFAALGSVALMFFINGLPSVNPVILDPDITSHKFAIFIPEEEIKGRAKELNQIFNQFGAVEVKQSEF, via the coding sequence AGAATTACATAAAAAGTCCAACAAAAAAAGGTACTGCTGCTTTTTGGCTCGATGATCACCAGTTAGTTAAGGCAGCTCGTGCAATGACAGAAAATGGTTTTTCTGGCTTTGAAGCAGTTTCTCCTTTTCCCTTACATGGAATTGATGAAGCTATGAAAATACCTCGTTCTTTTATTCCTTGGGCAACTTTCTTTTTAGGTTTAACAGGTTGTGCTTTTGGTATTTGGTTTACTTGGTGGGTTGCTGTAGTGAATTGGCCATTAAATATTGGTGGTAAACCAATGTGGTCTTTTGCTGCTTTTATACCTATTATTTTCGAGTTAACTATTTTATTTGCAGCTTTAGGTTCGGTGGCTTTAATGTTTTTTATTAATGGATTACCTAGTGTTAATCCTGTTATTTTAGACCCAGATATCACTAGCCATAAATTTGCAATATTTATTCCTGAAGAAGAAATTAAAGGACGAGCTAAAGAACTTAATCAGATTTTTAATCAATTTGGAGCTGTGGAAGTTAAGCAATCCGAATTTTAA
- a CDS encoding cytochrome c gives MKRKRLYHLLYSLLLGTLMLSCNAGKNQTNYETSMGMFEQKALKAQGFNKTRNKPNFMNPPKGSISKEKEKFLYTQAAQAGKAFKNPLKGKYSAEILLKGKELFTIYCALCHGQTGAGNGQIAPKMIIKPPSLLSSTIRKSSDGFIYYIIKKGKGLMGSYANQIPNPKDRWAIINYIRTLQKINK, from the coding sequence ATGAAAAGAAAACGATTATATCACTTATTATACAGCCTATTGCTAGGAACATTAATGTTGTCCTGTAATGCTGGCAAAAACCAAACAAATTATGAAACTAGCATGGGAATGTTTGAACAAAAGGCTTTAAAAGCACAAGGTTTTAATAAAACCAGAAATAAACCCAATTTTATGAATCCACCTAAAGGAAGTATTTCTAAAGAAAAAGAAAAATTTTTATACACTCAAGCAGCGCAAGCCGGAAAAGCTTTTAAAAATCCTTTAAAAGGAAAATACAGTGCAGAAATATTATTAAAAGGAAAAGAACTATTTACTATTTACTGTGCGCTTTGCCATGGGCAGACGGGTGCTGGAAATGGACAAATTGCACCTAAAATGATTATAAAACCTCCTTCTTTACTATCTTCTACCATAAGAAAATCTTCTGATGGATTTATTTATTATATTATTAAAAAAGGAAAAGGTTTGATGGGAAGTTATGCTAATCAAATTCCTAATCCAAAAGATAGATGGGCTATTATAAATTATATTAGAACCTTACAAAAAATAAATAAATAG